The Thermotoga sp. Ku-13t DNA segment CACCTGTCCTCCCACGGTTGAGATCTCGTAACTTTTGCCTAGGCCAGGTACGTGGATTATGAGCGGTACGTTGAGAGCTTTGAGGAAATCGTACTCCTCCTTCAGCCATTCACTCATCAATTGTTTGCTTTCTTTGTTGAACGGATAGAGTCCTGCATGATCGCCGTACACGACCACGATGGAGTTCTCGTAGAGCCCTGCAGCTTTCAGAAGTTGCAGGAAATAACCGAAGGCGCGGTCGGCATAATTGATGGCCTGAAGATAGTTTCCAAACAATGTATTTTCATGCCTTGCATCCAGTTGCAGTATCTTCAAATTTTCCGGCAGGATGAAAGGTGTGTGACTCGATAGCGTAACCACGAAGGCAAAGAAGGGACGAGGCAACTTCTTCAGGATTTCCACTGTCTGTCTGTAAAGGGAGAAGTCGCTCAGTCCCATACCTACGATGTCGTCCGCTTTGAGATCCTCGAGACCAAAGAATTGGTCAAAACCCAGAGAAACATAAGCCCTTTCTCTGTTCCAGAATTTCTTCGTGTTACCGTGGATCGCAACAGTGTGGTAATGTGCCCTTTTGAGCGCTTGGACCAGCCCATCCAGTTCGATGTCTCCATAAGTTTCGTAAGCAGGATGATCGCCTGGGACGTGCAAAGACGTTAAACTCACGAATTCAGCGTCTGCGGTGTTCCCCGCACCTGTTTGCTGAAAATAGTTGCGGAAGTAAATCGAATTTCTCTCAAGCAGGGCGTTTAGATTCGGTGTGACTGGCTGATTGTTGTAAGTTCTGCGCAGAAGTACATTCTGCAGAGACTCGAATTGAACGACGATCACATTTCTGTTCTGGGCGATTCCGGAGAATTTTTTCCCAGTTTCGCGCTGAGTTTGAACAGGGGAGGGATTCAGAGCAGTGGTATGTTTTTCGAACGCCAGAAGATATAGAGGATCGTAAATGTGGTACGCAACTACTCCGTACTTGTTGAAGAACTGCATCGGTTTCAGGCCTTCCGCAAATGCTGGGAAAAACGCGAAAGCTGCGCAGAGGATTATGAAAAGCAGCGGAACCTTTTCTGCTCGCTTTTCTCGCTGCGATAGTCCTTTGAGGAATCTTCTATCGAAGAAAACCACCAACGGTATGTCCGCAACGAATGACAGCGAGGCTGGATTGAGGAAGTACTTTATGCTCGAACCAACCTTGGGCAGTTGTGGTAAGAGGAGCAGATGTTTGATCGACGGTAAAGAGCCGAAGTTCTGAAAGTAAAGGTAATCCACGATGAACATGCCAGACAGGACGCAGTAAAGCAAGAACTGCTGTTTTTCGAAAAACGTTGCAAACAAAGCAATGAGAAGCGAGCACCAGAGAAAGCTGCTGAGCATGCTTTGAATCTTGACAGTGCCCACTGTGAAAAGATAGAACAAAAAGAGTTTCATACAGATGAGGACATAGAGCAAGAGGGTGTACTTTTTCTTCGTCAACCCCATTCACCCAACCTATTATAGCGGGGTTCAAATCGCAGGAAGCTGTTTCAGTTTTCGAATCACGCTTTTGCCCCAGCTGAACGCGACCACCGTGTTGGTAAGATTACCGATCACGATGCCCAGCCAGACACCCTGAAGACCGATTCTCACCACACTCACGAAGAGCCAACAGAAGAAGACCTGAAGCAGAAGCGTCCTGAATATTGTGACGATCAAGCTTTTCATACCATGACCTATACCCTGGAACATAGCGGAGGTGAACATGCCAAAAGGAGTACCTGGTAGGAAGAGACTGAGCACCCTCAAAGCGTTCACTATGTCGTTGAATATGATGCTGCCCTGCTCGGAGTAGGAGAAAAGAAAAGCTATCTGCTTTGAAAGTATCTGCACAAACAACATCACAGCGATGCCTATGAGAAGTCCCAATCTGATGGCGTAAAGATAAGCTTTCTCGAGTTTTTCAATGTCTTTCGCACCGTAGGTTGCTCCCACAACGGTTGTCACCGCCGCTGCAATACCTAACATGGGAATGGTGCCAAAGTTGATGATCCTCCAGGCGCTCGTGAACACTGCAATACCATTCGCACCCGCTGCGATCGATGCGAACCTGTTCAGAATGAAGATCGCTATGGACATCGAAAGCTGCGCCAGAGATGCGGGAATTCCTATAGAGAGTATCCTCCATAAATGAGAAAAGTCGAGCCGATTTTTCCTGAAGCTGAGGTCTAAGTATGAGACTTTTCGAACGAAGAACCAGTAGGCGCTCAAGAGTAAACCGACTGTCGCAGAAATCACAGTCGCATAGGCCGCTCCGGCAACGTTCAGCCTGAACCAGTAGATGAAGATGGGATCCAGCACTATGTTCAGGACCGATCCGGTTGTTATCACGATCATCGCGCGTCTGGCATCACCTTCAGCACGGAAGATCGCGTTCGCAACGTTGGTAAGCATGAAAACGATCGTGAATGGAAGGACAATGTACGAATACTGCAAACAGAGTTCGAGCGCTTCGTTGGTCTGACCCATGAGGACCAAGGCAGGTTTGATCGATACCAATGAAGCGACCGTTATCACGACAGATAGAATCGACACGAGTATCAGGGCCACTTTCGCCGCATTCTCAGCCCCAATTTTGTCTTTTGCACCGATCCGCTGTGAGACCACCGCGTTCGTACCTATGCCGAGACCTGCTGCGAGCGAAAAGATGATCATGAATATCGGGAAGAATCCACCCACCGCGGCGAGTGCGTTCGGTCCGAGTCCGGCGACCCATACCGCGTCGACCAGATTGTAAAGCGTCTGAACGAGCATGGCGATCATCATGGGACCAGAGAGTTTTCTTATGGCTTTTTTCGGATCTCCAAGTAGCGTGGATACATTTCTTTGCGTCATTTCCAGACTAAACACCTCCAATCACTGCAGATACGTTCGCTAACAGAACCATTCTATCACGATCGTTATGGTGAAGCTGATCCTGTATCAATTACAAGTTTTAAGAATCAAAAAGATTGTGCTATCCTTTAATCGGGAGGCGAAGGTGTGAAGAAAGTATTCATCGCTGTGATCGTTCTGGTCGCGGCTGCGCTTTTCGCACTCGATCTGAAACAGTTCGACATTAGAAACTTCAAGGGTGAATACCCACTGGTCAGTTTGAAAAGGTTTCTCGAAACACAAGAGTTCGTATCTGTTGAAGGTGTGGTCTACAATGCGAAAGCAGACAAGAAATTTCTAAGTGTGGAAGAAGCAAGCACGCTCAATTTGAGTGAAGACAGACTCGTGGGAATACTCGCGATCGATATCGATGAACTTTCCAGCTTCGATGGAAAGAACAAACCTGCTCTGGTAGCGGTGAACGGCATCATCTACGATGTCTCGAACTCTAATCTCTGGCGCGGTGGCGTGCACCGTGGACGACACAACGCCGGCGAAGAGTTGACCTACGATATCGTGAAAGATTCTCCCCACGGGATTCGAAAGCTTCAGGGTTTCAGAACTTACGGTGTACTCGTTTTCACACTTGAGCAACTTTCGAAATTCACCCAGGGCACGAAAGCGAAACCTTACGTAGCGTTCTCAGGGGTTGTGTACGACGTGAAGGATAATCCTGCGTACGACAACAAGAACAGGATGCTCTATTCCTATTCGGTGGGTCAGGAATTAACCTACGAGCTGAGCAAACTCGAAAACGTTCAGACCAGCATGTCCAAGAGCTATCCCGTTGGTCTTCTAATTTTCGATGCGCAGACACTTTCCAGGTTCGATGGCACACAAGTGAGAGTGCTCAACGAAGAAACGTACAAATCCTTCATCATGGTTGCGGGGATCGTTTATGATGTGACCAACGTCCCAGATTGGCGTGCGAAGTTGGACTTGGAAGACGATGCCGAGGCGGGAAAAGACTACACGGGTCAGTTCGAATGTGAACTTGAAGAATCCTGCGAGCACAAGCATGCAGATCCTAAGGTTTTGAAAGAATTTCTCCGCGTGGGGTTTGGTACACTGTGAGCTACAAGATCTTCGCCTGGATTAGTGTAGCGTTGCTGTTCTACAATTTTTCTCTGTTCCCTTTGAGAAGGATATTGAAACGATTTGAACGTGCTCGCTCTTTTTTGAAGATCGGATCCAGAATTCACAGATTCACCGGTTTCGCGTTGCTCGTCACCGGTGCGGTGCATGGGTATCTGGCACTTGGACGGATCCAGATTCACACCGGAACAATTCTGTGGTTCGGCGTGGTCATACTTTTCACTTACTATTTGCTGAGAAAGTCTTTGAAAAGGTACTGGCTGGTTCTTCACAGGTTCACCGATTTCATTGTGATCGCGTGGTTTTTCGTTCACTTTTTCTTTCCGTGGTTGATATGAGGAGGTGAAAGTATGCTGCCGCTTGGATCTGTGGCACCCGACTTCAGTTTGAAAGACCAACATGAAAACACGATACAACTTTCGAATTTGAAAGGTAGAAAAGTGCTTCTATCTTTTCATCCACTCGCGTGGACGAGCGTGTGCTCAGAGCAGATGAAATCGCTCGAGGCGGCATACGATCAGTTTGAAGCTATGAACGTCCTGCCGCTGGGTGTAAGCGTTGATCCTGTTCCCAGCAAGAAAGCCTGGGCCGAAGCGCTGGGATTGAAGAAGTTGCATATACTCTCGGACTTCTGGCCCCACGGGGAAGTGGCCAGAGCCTTCGGTATATTCAGAGAGCAGGACGGTTTTTCCGAGAGAGCGAACGTACTCATCGACGAACAGGGTAAGATTGTGTGGATCAAAGTGTATCCAATCGGACAGTTACCCGATATCAACGAAATCTTAGATTTTCTGAAAGCCTGATCGCAATTGTCAGTAGTTGATCGCTGGTGGTTGTTGGTCTTGATCGTGCGGTTCAGGGTCATTCTCTGGACCGCATGATTTTTTTCAACTGCTCTCCGGTCTGCATGAAGTAAAGCTTTTCACAGATGTTCGTCAGATGGTCCGCGATCCTCTCGAGGTGCCTTATCAGGAAAGCTTCTTCGAGGTAGATTCTCATCATCCTCGGGTTCGTTTCATGACACGCCAACTCGATGAGGTTCTCGTGTCCTTCGTTGTGCAGTCTGTCCACATCGTCATCCTTCTGCCAGACTTTGATCGCAAGTTCGAGGTCTCTGTTCTTCACAGCCTCCACCGTCTGCTGCAACATCGTGTTTATGATCCTGACCATGTCGTTGAGTGTTTCCCAGCTCGTAAAGCTTTCCAGACTCCTCTGAACGTGCCTGCTGAGCTGGGCAATGTTGACACACTCGTCCGCGATCCTTTCCAGATCTATCGAAAGACCTATCATCGCGACGACGAACCTGAGGTCTTCCGCCAGTGGCTGGAATTTTGCGATCACGTCGAACGCGGTGGACTGGATCGTCAGATCGAGTTCGTCGAAGTAATCGTCCATTTCCTCTATTTCTCTTATGGTCTTTTCGTCGCTGGACTGAACCGCGTAGAGAGTCCTCTCAAAGAGTTCCTCCACTCCGTTCACGAATTCCATCAGCTTCGCGTTCAGGAAGTTCATCTCTCTTTCGTAGTGCAGGGTTCTTTCCGTCATAACACTTCCTCCTCAACCTATTTTACCCGTCAGGAACTGTCTGGTCACCTCGTGTTTCGGTATTTTGGCGATGACTGATGTCTCGCCGTATTCTATCAAATTCCCTTCGTAGAGGAACACGACCTCGTCGCTGATTCTCAAAGCTTGTCCCATGCTGTGCGTGACTATGATCACTGTGTATTGTTCGGCGAGCTCTTCAAGCAGTCTTTCGATC contains these protein-coding regions:
- a CDS encoding LTA synthase family protein, whose amino-acid sequence is MTKKKYTLLLYVLICMKLFLFYLFTVGTVKIQSMLSSFLWCSLLIALFATFFEKQQFLLYCVLSGMFIVDYLYFQNFGSLPSIKHLLLLPQLPKVGSSIKYFLNPASLSFVADIPLVVFFDRRFLKGLSQREKRAEKVPLLFIILCAAFAFFPAFAEGLKPMQFFNKYGVVAYHIYDPLYLLAFEKHTTALNPSPVQTQRETGKKFSGIAQNRNVIVVQFESLQNVLLRRTYNNQPVTPNLNALLERNSIYFRNYFQQTGAGNTADAEFVSLTSLHVPGDHPAYETYGDIELDGLVQALKRAHYHTVAIHGNTKKFWNRERAYVSLGFDQFFGLEDLKADDIVGMGLSDFSLYRQTVEILKKLPRPFFAFVVTLSSHTPFILPENLKILQLDARHENTLFGNYLQAINYADRAFGYFLQLLKAAGLYENSIVVVYGDHAGLYPFNKESKQLMSEWLKEEYDFLKALNVPLIIHVPGLGKSYEISTVGGQVDFTPTLLNVLGLKCDLKVCVGKDLCNGDDFVAFRYHLPDGSFFDGSRFFVVSEDGRITNSTGFDTNTKEPLPYYEFLDGYRRAMKQIEVSRHFLENLRGKVTEKVETR
- a CDS encoding MATE family efflux transporter; this encodes MTQRNVSTLLGDPKKAIRKLSGPMMIAMLVQTLYNLVDAVWVAGLGPNALAAVGGFFPIFMIIFSLAAGLGIGTNAVVSQRIGAKDKIGAENAAKVALILVSILSVVITVASLVSIKPALVLMGQTNEALELCLQYSYIVLPFTIVFMLTNVANAIFRAEGDARRAMIVITTGSVLNIVLDPIFIYWFRLNVAGAAYATVISATVGLLLSAYWFFVRKVSYLDLSFRKNRLDFSHLWRILSIGIPASLAQLSMSIAIFILNRFASIAAGANGIAVFTSAWRIINFGTIPMLGIAAAVTTVVGATYGAKDIEKLEKAYLYAIRLGLLIGIAVMLFVQILSKQIAFLFSYSEQGSIIFNDIVNALRVLSLFLPGTPFGMFTSAMFQGIGHGMKSLIVTIFRTLLLQVFFCWLFVSVVRIGLQGVWLGIVIGNLTNTVVAFSWGKSVIRKLKQLPAI
- a CDS encoding cytochrome B5, which codes for MKKVFIAVIVLVAAALFALDLKQFDIRNFKGEYPLVSLKRFLETQEFVSVEGVVYNAKADKKFLSVEEASTLNLSEDRLVGILAIDIDELSSFDGKNKPALVAVNGIIYDVSNSNLWRGGVHRGRHNAGEELTYDIVKDSPHGIRKLQGFRTYGVLVFTLEQLSKFTQGTKAKPYVAFSGVVYDVKDNPAYDNKNRMLYSYSVGQELTYELSKLENVQTSMSKSYPVGLLIFDAQTLSRFDGTQVRVLNEETYKSFIMVAGIVYDVTNVPDWRAKLDLEDDAEAGKDYTGQFECELEESCEHKHADPKVLKEFLRVGFGTL
- a CDS encoding peroxiredoxin, with protein sequence MLPLGSVAPDFSLKDQHENTIQLSNLKGRKVLLSFHPLAWTSVCSEQMKSLEAAYDQFEAMNVLPLGVSVDPVPSKKAWAEALGLKKLHILSDFWPHGEVARAFGIFREQDGFSERANVLIDEQGKIVWIKVYPIGQLPDINEILDFLKA
- the phoU gene encoding phosphate signaling complex protein PhoU, whose product is MTERTLHYEREMNFLNAKLMEFVNGVEELFERTLYAVQSSDEKTIREIEEMDDYFDELDLTIQSTAFDVIAKFQPLAEDLRFVVAMIGLSIDLERIADECVNIAQLSRHVQRSLESFTSWETLNDMVRIINTMLQQTVEAVKNRDLELAIKVWQKDDDVDRLHNEGHENLIELACHETNPRMMRIYLEEAFLIRHLERIADHLTNICEKLYFMQTGEQLKKIMRSRE